A region from the Brevibacterium paucivorans genome encodes:
- a CDS encoding UDP-N-acetylmuramate dehydrogenase: MNLSELTTLRVGGPAPRLTTVTTREQLIQFCSDHPLAPGSEPVLFIAGGSNLLISDDGFAGPVCLIRTQGITETPGENERVRVRAQAGVTWDEFVKHTVDSGLSGLEALSGIPGSVGATPVQNVGAYGAEVAELICSVTLFDRFEGEVRECAPDELEFGYRTSLLKTTAAQLGQPRYIVLDVEFELERAVESAPVRYGQLASALGVEIGERAPLAGVREAVLQLRASKGMVLDAQDHDTWSAGSFFTNPILPANPEPGDPHVPEGAPTYPVRNPTTGEVDEKVVKTSAAWLIDHAGFDKGFALNDRASLSTKHTLALTNRGQAKAEDIVELARHIRDGVAQTYGITMHPEPNFVGCQI, encoded by the coding sequence GTGAACCTGTCTGAACTGACCACGTTGCGGGTGGGAGGTCCGGCGCCACGGCTGACCACGGTCACCACCCGCGAGCAACTCATTCAGTTCTGTTCTGATCATCCTTTGGCGCCTGGCTCGGAACCCGTTTTGTTCATTGCTGGCGGGTCAAACCTGCTGATCAGCGACGACGGATTCGCCGGTCCCGTGTGCCTTATTCGTACCCAGGGCATCACTGAAACCCCTGGTGAGAACGAGCGTGTGCGTGTGCGCGCCCAGGCTGGGGTCACGTGGGACGAATTCGTGAAGCACACGGTTGATTCTGGGCTCAGCGGGCTAGAGGCTCTGTCTGGGATTCCCGGGTCTGTGGGTGCCACACCCGTGCAGAATGTGGGGGCTTACGGCGCCGAGGTCGCAGAACTGATCTGTTCCGTCACCCTTTTCGACAGGTTCGAAGGCGAGGTACGTGAGTGCGCACCGGACGAACTGGAGTTTGGGTACCGCACGAGTCTGCTGAAGACTACGGCAGCCCAGTTGGGGCAGCCACGCTACATCGTCCTCGACGTCGAATTTGAACTCGAGCGGGCCGTGGAGTCCGCTCCGGTCCGATACGGGCAATTGGCGTCAGCTTTGGGTGTGGAGATCGGTGAACGTGCCCCGCTGGCTGGGGTGCGCGAAGCGGTGCTGCAGTTGCGCGCCTCAAAAGGCATGGTGCTCGACGCCCAAGACCACGACACGTGGTCGGCCGGGTCGTTCTTCACCAACCCCATCCTGCCCGCCAACCCCGAACCCGGTGACCCGCACGTGCCTGAAGGTGCACCCACCTACCCAGTCCGTAACCCCACCACAGGTGAGGTGGACGAAAAAGTGGTGAAGACCTCGGCAGCGTGGCTCATTGACCACGCGGGATTCGACAAAGGATTCGCGCTCAACGACCGCGCATCCCTGTCCACTAAGCACACGCTTGCGCTGACTAACCGCGGTCAGGCGAAGGCGGAGGACATTGTGGAGCTCGCGCGGCACATCCGCGACGGAGTGGCCCAGACTTACGGCATCACGATGCACCCGGAACCGAACTTCGTGGGCTGCCAGATTTAG
- a CDS encoding adenosine deaminase, whose translation MVNDLAPVTTEQLNQLPKAHLHLHFTGSLTVAKLQEMAQARNVRLPRVLMRHDPMRLSPDRRGWFRFQRLYDSARTVVQGEDALRAVVANAAALDRAEGVRWLELQVDPTGYAGKMGGITPALEVVLDEACNQSDDTFGVAIIVAASRMKHPLDARTLARLAARHAGKGPGSVVGFGLSNDERSGDTASFARAFEIARNAGLASFPHGGELLGPDHIRTTLTALNPTRLGHGVRAAEDPQLLDALVSRGVGLEVCPSSNASLGVYPTAEDVPLRTLVRAGAKVALGADDPLIFGPRITEQYAIAHRMGFTTSELAQLARDSFTISTAPRHIVTRAHADIDAWEARVTGQGQ comes from the coding sequence ATGGTGAATGATCTGGCACCCGTCACTACCGAACAGCTGAACCAGCTTCCCAAAGCCCACCTGCACTTGCACTTCACAGGTTCCCTGACGGTAGCGAAACTCCAGGAGATGGCTCAGGCCCGCAATGTGCGCCTCCCCCGGGTCCTCATGCGCCACGACCCTATGCGCCTCTCGCCTGACCGGCGCGGATGGTTCCGCTTCCAGCGCCTCTACGACTCGGCCCGCACGGTCGTGCAAGGTGAAGACGCTTTGCGCGCAGTCGTGGCAAATGCCGCCGCCCTAGACAGGGCCGAAGGTGTCCGCTGGCTCGAACTCCAGGTGGACCCCACGGGCTACGCGGGCAAAATGGGTGGCATCACGCCCGCCCTCGAGGTCGTCCTCGACGAAGCCTGCAACCAGTCGGATGACACCTTTGGGGTGGCGATCATCGTCGCCGCCTCGCGCATGAAACACCCGCTGGACGCCCGCACGCTGGCCCGGTTGGCCGCCCGACACGCAGGTAAAGGACCCGGCTCTGTTGTTGGTTTTGGCCTGTCCAATGACGAACGTTCCGGCGACACCGCCTCTTTCGCCCGTGCTTTTGAGATCGCCCGCAATGCTGGCCTTGCCTCATTTCCGCACGGTGGCGAACTCCTGGGCCCGGATCACATCCGCACCACACTAACCGCCCTGAACCCCACCCGCTTGGGGCACGGAGTCCGCGCAGCAGAAGACCCACAGTTATTAGACGCCCTGGTTTCCCGAGGTGTGGGTTTGGAAGTCTGCCCGTCCTCGAATGCGTCGTTAGGGGTGTATCCCACTGCCGAGGACGTCCCGCTTCGCACGTTGGTACGCGCAGGCGCGAAGGTGGCGCTGGGCGCCGACGACCCACTGATCTTTGGCCCGCGCATCACCGAACAGTACGCGATCGCGCACCGGATGGGGTTTACCACCTCGGAGTTGGCGCAACTGGCACGCGACTCGTTCACCATTTCCACGGCACCCCGCCACATCGTCACCCGCGCACACGCCGACATCGACGCATGGGAAGCGCGCGTGACCGGCCAGGGCCAGTAA
- the secE gene encoding preprotein translocase subunit SecE, with translation MAESGKGSEAVDHKRRGFFGTIARFFAEVMSELKKVVTPTRKELINMFGVVLGFVVVMIVIVLTVDFVFGKLIGFAFARTPIWPLW, from the coding sequence GTGGCAGAATCAGGCAAAGGCTCCGAAGCCGTAGACCACAAGCGTCGCGGTTTCTTCGGTACGATCGCTCGTTTTTTTGCGGAAGTCATGTCGGAGCTGAAGAAGGTCGTTACTCCAACCCGCAAAGAACTGATCAACATGTTTGGTGTAGTTCTGGGCTTCGTCGTTGTGATGATCGTGATCGTCTTGACAGTTGACTTCGTCTTCGGCAAGCTCATTGGCTTCGCGTTCGCACGTACGCCTATCTGGCCGCTGTGGTAA
- the nusG gene encoding transcription termination/antitermination protein NusG, whose translation MSENISEADETAQAAEATEVAETAQDVEAQAPADSVTETTADETNADDTSDADSADVSNADDTSDAREEFLRELRMKEGDWYVIHSYAGYENRVKVNLENRTVSLDMEDYIFEVQVPMEEVVEVKNAQRKTVRRVRIPGYVLVRMELTDESWGVVRHTPGVTGFVGNAYDPIPLTMDEVVSMLAPVIEEHEAERAAEEGEAQKVAEAASGSEIVVEFEVGETVMVKEGSFEGHPATIQEIRPEQQKLTVLLSIFERDVPVELGFGQVSKI comes from the coding sequence TTGTCGGAGAACATCTCGGAAGCTGACGAGACCGCACAGGCCGCGGAAGCGACGGAAGTTGCCGAGACCGCGCAGGATGTCGAAGCTCAGGCACCTGCGGACAGCGTCACGGAAACCACCGCTGACGAGACCAACGCTGATGACACCTCGGACGCGGACAGTGCTGACGTCAGCAACGCTGATGACACCTCGGACGCCCGCGAGGAATTCCTGCGAGAACTTCGCATGAAAGAAGGCGACTGGTACGTCATCCACTCCTACGCGGGATACGAAAACCGCGTAAAGGTGAACCTGGAGAACCGTACCGTCAGCCTGGACATGGAGGACTACATCTTCGAAGTCCAGGTCCCCATGGAAGAAGTCGTTGAGGTCAAGAACGCTCAGCGCAAGACCGTGCGTCGCGTGCGTATCCCCGGATACGTGCTGGTGCGCATGGAACTCACGGATGAGTCATGGGGTGTCGTTCGCCACACGCCAGGAGTTACTGGATTCGTGGGCAACGCGTACGACCCGATCCCGCTGACCATGGACGAAGTCGTTTCCATGCTTGCGCCGGTTATTGAAGAACACGAAGCTGAGCGTGCGGCTGAAGAAGGCGAAGCTCAGAAGGTTGCTGAGGCTGCGAGTGGTTCCGAGATCGTTGTCGAGTTTGAGGTCGGCGAAACGGTCATGGTTAAGGAAGGTTCCTTCGAAGGCCACCCTGCAACCATTCAGGAAATTCGCCCCGAACAGCAGAAGCTCACGGTACTGCTTTCGATCTTCGAGCGCGATGTCCCAGTTGAGTTGGGCTTCGGACAGGTTTCGAAGATCTAA
- the rplK gene encoding 50S ribosomal protein L11 encodes MPPKKKVTGLIKLQIQAGAANPAPPVGPALGQHGVNIMEFCKAYNAATENMRGNIVPVEITVYEDRSFTFITKTPPAAQLIKKAAGLKSGSATPHTVKVGHLTKDQVREIAETKMPDLNANDIEAASKIVAGTARSMGITTDVEV; translated from the coding sequence ATGCCTCCCAAGAAGAAGGTAACCGGTCTGATCAAGCTGCAGATCCAGGCAGGTGCTGCTAACCCGGCTCCTCCAGTTGGTCCAGCTTTGGGTCAGCACGGTGTCAACATCATGGAGTTCTGCAAGGCGTACAACGCTGCGACAGAAAACATGCGTGGAAACATCGTTCCGGTTGAAATTACTGTTTACGAAGACCGTTCGTTCACGTTCATTACCAAGACTCCTCCTGCAGCTCAGCTCATTAAGAAGGCTGCTGGTCTGAAGTCCGGTTCGGCAACTCCTCACACGGTTAAGGTGGGTCACCTCACTAAGGACCAGGTGCGTGAAATCGCTGAAACCAAGATGCCTGACCTCAACGCGAACGACATTGAAGCAGCATCGAAGATCGTTGCTGGTACTGCACGTTCCATGGGTATCACCACGGACGTAGAAGTCTAA
- the rplA gene encoding 50S ribosomal protein L1: protein MAKRSKAYLAAAEKIQAETYYEPAQAVALAKETSVAKFDATVEVALRLGVDPRKADQMVRGTVNLPNGTGKTAKVLVFAAGDRAEAAREAGADYVGSDDLLEKVAGGWTDFDAAVATPDMMGKVGRLGKVLGPRGLMPNPKTGTVTMDVAKAVSDIKGGKIEFRVDKHANLHFIIGKVSFTEEQLQQNFKAAMDEVLRLKPSSSKGRYITKATVTTTNGPGVPIDTGELRA from the coding sequence ATGGCAAAGCGCTCAAAGGCCTACTTGGCCGCAGCCGAAAAGATTCAGGCTGAAACATACTACGAGCCAGCGCAGGCAGTTGCGTTGGCAAAGGAAACCTCGGTTGCAAAGTTCGACGCAACCGTCGAAGTTGCTCTGCGCTTGGGTGTTGACCCACGTAAGGCAGACCAGATGGTGCGAGGCACCGTCAACCTCCCGAACGGAACTGGTAAGACTGCTAAGGTCCTGGTATTCGCTGCTGGTGACCGTGCGGAAGCTGCCCGTGAAGCAGGTGCCGACTACGTTGGCTCCGATGACCTGCTTGAAAAGGTAGCCGGTGGTTGGACTGACTTCGACGCTGCTGTTGCAACCCCCGACATGATGGGTAAGGTCGGTCGTCTGGGTAAGGTTCTGGGTCCTCGTGGCCTCATGCCTAACCCTAAGACCGGTACCGTGACCATGGATGTTGCTAAGGCAGTGTCCGACATTAAGGGCGGTAAGATCGAGTTCCGCGTGGACAAGCACGCGAACTTGCACTTCATCATTGGAAAGGTGTCCTTCACCGAAGAGCAGTTGCAGCAGAACTTCAAGGCTGCAATGGACGAGGTTCTTCGTTTGAAGCCTTCGTCTTCGAAGGGGCGTTACATCACCAAGGCAACCGTGACCACTACTAACGGTCCTGGTGTCCCGATCGACACTGGTGAACTGCGCGCATAA
- a CDS encoding LPXTG cell wall anchor domain-containing protein — MHRSSRLSAAVLATALVGTLIPAVTAFGTPASAHATVAADRGTADVRVFQDSNHDKKYDDGEQPLQPTYLNKTLTLKNKATDKWYVISPANLKKFGLPAGEYTLYVEMNSTFGHYAIVDTATGKRLPDTNLKLNVPATRIGDKGQEITNGVTAGYGRHSYTDIKLEAGKPLDLSYAATSIGANVSAVETKDGAEVAAPDAASVTFKDGSSTVKSSNVDGLYWAGKGDATWDKHLFASGKVTARISPKVNYTIDKVEVRFHQEEKAPFNTEKLSDPLNVTADPANHTYTVNSPDAGEAWGNFEYKAFLKPVEVGKATVRLFGDENVDNKYSGPEEKVSSSYINLKDENGRWFKLTPDALKEQGLPAGKYTAYVRNASVADGFGVVVDSKTGNRMETVRLDESHDATYVDESTGETLPTATDKGRFVKTSFAVAPDKDTVVDMAATRIDASAKVTVDGEALDSKVYFKDGDARLESFVSKTSTTTEHLASDDADKKTRHFFSDEWVTVGVENIDGHKVKSVTVGGIAGGKTVEAEKVSDTEYRVKRSVLGDDFGRLKFDVQLEKVVPTGKVNFRLFGDENLNNTFEEDTDKLESRYVNLVDEQGNWYKVMPEALAQQGLPAGKYTVYMRDASVADGFGVVVDSDGKRLPFAELKGKKDATYIDAKTGEKAETTTDEGRFVTTEIEIKENETVEANFASTRIDATAKVTADGEAVDSKVYFKDGEQRLETYKSDSVGYVASDDAGAKTRHFFSEEWVTVGVEEIDGYTVKGVTVRGFGGGKTVEAEKVSDTEYRIKRSVLGDDFGRLKFDVQLEKVVPTGKVNFRLYGDENLNNSFDEDTDKLESRYVNLVDEQGNWYKVMPEALAQQGLPAGKYTVYMRDTSVADGFGVVVDSDGKRLPFAELKGKKDATYIDAKTGEKAETTTDEGRFVTTEIEIKENETVEANFASTRIDATAKVTADGEAVDSKVYFKDGEQRLETYKSDSVGYVASDDAGAKTRHFFSEEWVTFGVEEIDGYTVKGVTVRGFGGGKTVEAEKVSDTEYRIKRSEMGDDFGRFEFDVQLEKTSEEPTPEPTPEPTEEPTPDPTEEPTPEPTDDPTEEPTPDPTEEPTPEPTDDPTEEPTPEPTDDPTEEPTPEPTEDPTEEPTPEPTDDPTEEPTPEPTPEPTEEPTEEPTEEPTPEPTEDPTVEPTPESNGKVNFRLFRDENLDNKYSGDAEEVHDGYVNLVDEQGNWYKVMPEALAKHGLPAGNYTVYMRDGGLEQGNGIAVDAQGNRLPFTKLEDQKEATFIDVDTGEKSKTETDTGTFVVADITVKANETTEANFATTQIDASAKVNKDEVESVYFRDSDQRLEAYESESGGFMASDDAEAKKRHFFSGDKVTLGVNVKEGRKVTKVEVKPSATNGGDTIVLFDEASGGANAGVEAVAPGAGLSVGMATQVRLATVNAGIVPVSSVAAANAGAQEFSVDRSAMGDDFGRFEFVVTTAPADDPTPEPTEDPTDAPSEQPTEEPTEEPSEQPTEAPSEQPGEEPSDAPSEEPGEEPSDAPSEEPGEEPSDAPSEEPGEEPSDAPSEEPGEEPSDAPSEEPGEEPSDAPSEQPGEEPSDAPSEEPGEEPTDAPSEGGNDETPGDDGDNGESDGGDTDAGDEEAENEGDSSDNGSDNKGSDSSKDNSPLPRTGVNVGVSLAVGVALVALGAGLVFRRRKN; from the coding sequence ATGCACCGCTCTTCACGTCTCAGCGCAGCAGTTCTCGCTACTGCACTCGTCGGCACGCTGATCCCCGCCGTAACAGCGTTCGGAACGCCCGCCTCGGCCCACGCTACGGTCGCCGCAGACCGCGGCACCGCCGACGTCCGCGTCTTCCAAGACAGCAACCACGACAAGAAGTACGACGACGGTGAGCAACCTCTCCAGCCCACGTACCTCAACAAGACCCTGACCTTGAAGAACAAGGCTACCGACAAGTGGTATGTCATCAGCCCGGCCAATTTAAAGAAGTTCGGTCTACCTGCAGGCGAGTACACGCTTTACGTGGAAATGAACAGCACGTTCGGCCACTACGCGATCGTTGACACCGCCACCGGCAAGCGCCTGCCAGACACCAACCTAAAGTTGAACGTCCCAGCGACCCGAATCGGAGACAAAGGACAGGAAATCACGAACGGTGTGACAGCAGGTTACGGCCGCCACAGCTACACCGACATCAAGCTGGAGGCCGGCAAGCCTCTTGACTTGTCGTACGCAGCGACCTCGATTGGCGCAAACGTTTCGGCCGTTGAAACGAAGGACGGCGCCGAGGTCGCAGCCCCTGACGCTGCTTCGGTGACTTTCAAAGACGGAAGCTCGACTGTCAAGTCTTCCAATGTGGATGGTCTTTACTGGGCTGGTAAGGGCGATGCGACATGGGACAAACACCTTTTTGCCAGCGGCAAGGTAACCGCACGCATTTCACCAAAGGTCAATTACACGATCGACAAAGTCGAGGTACGTTTCCATCAGGAAGAAAAAGCTCCTTTTAACACCGAGAAGCTTAGCGATCCGTTGAACGTCACAGCTGACCCGGCCAACCACACCTACACCGTCAATTCGCCTGACGCTGGAGAAGCGTGGGGGAACTTCGAATACAAAGCGTTCCTCAAGCCGGTTGAAGTTGGTAAAGCAACGGTTCGCCTGTTCGGTGACGAAAACGTCGACAACAAGTACTCAGGTCCTGAAGAGAAGGTCAGCAGTAGCTACATCAACCTCAAAGATGAAAACGGCCGCTGGTTCAAGCTAACCCCGGACGCACTGAAAGAGCAGGGGCTCCCTGCTGGTAAGTACACCGCGTACGTTCGCAACGCAAGCGTCGCTGACGGATTCGGTGTGGTCGTCGACAGTAAGACCGGAAACCGCATGGAAACCGTGCGCCTGGACGAGTCACACGACGCAACGTACGTTGACGAAAGCACAGGCGAAACTCTGCCAACAGCGACCGACAAAGGACGCTTCGTCAAGACTTCTTTCGCCGTGGCACCCGACAAAGACACCGTTGTCGACATGGCTGCGACCCGCATCGATGCGAGCGCCAAAGTAACGGTTGACGGTGAAGCGCTCGACTCCAAGGTGTACTTCAAGGACGGAGACGCTCGCCTGGAAAGCTTCGTTTCGAAGACCTCCACCACAACCGAGCACCTCGCCTCTGACGACGCGGACAAAAAGACACGCCACTTCTTCTCCGACGAATGGGTGACTGTTGGTGTGGAAAACATCGACGGACACAAGGTAAAGAGCGTGACCGTGGGCGGAATTGCCGGCGGTAAGACCGTTGAAGCAGAAAAGGTTTCTGACACCGAATACCGCGTCAAGCGTTCCGTGCTTGGCGATGACTTTGGTCGTTTGAAGTTCGACGTGCAGCTCGAAAAGGTTGTTCCCACGGGTAAGGTGAACTTCCGCCTGTTCGGTGACGAAAATCTCAACAACACGTTTGAAGAGGACACTGACAAGCTCGAAAGCCGTTACGTCAACCTGGTTGATGAGCAGGGTAACTGGTACAAGGTGATGCCAGAGGCCTTGGCGCAGCAGGGGTTGCCTGCTGGTAAGTACACGGTTTACATGCGTGATGCTTCCGTGGCTGACGGTTTTGGTGTGGTTGTTGATTCGGACGGTAAGCGTTTGCCATTCGCTGAGTTGAAGGGCAAGAAGGACGCTACCTACATTGATGCGAAGACCGGTGAAAAGGCTGAGACAACCACTGATGAAGGACGTTTCGTTACGACCGAGATTGAAATCAAGGAAAACGAGACGGTTGAAGCTAACTTCGCCTCAACTCGCATTGACGCGACAGCAAAGGTGACCGCTGACGGCGAAGCAGTTGACTCGAAGGTGTACTTCAAGGACGGCGAACAGCGCCTTGAGACCTACAAGTCTGACTCAGTTGGTTACGTTGCCTCCGATGACGCTGGTGCTAAGACACGCCACTTCTTCTCTGAAGAATGGGTCACTGTTGGGGTGGAAGAGATTGACGGTTACACAGTCAAGGGTGTGACTGTACGTGGCTTTGGCGGTGGTAAGACCGTTGAAGCAGAAAAGGTTTCTGACACCGAATACCGGATCAAGCGTTCCGTGCTTGGCGATGACTTTGGTCGTTTGAAGTTCGACGTGCAGCTCGAAAAGGTTGTTCCCACGGGTAAGGTGAACTTCCGCCTATATGGTGATGAGAACCTCAACAACTCGTTCGACGAAGACACTGACAAGCTCGAAAGCCGTTACGTCAACCTGGTTGATGAGCAGGGTAACTGGTACAAGGTGATGCCAGAGGCCTTGGCGCAGCAGGGCTTGCCTGCCGGTAAGTACACCGTGTACATGCGTGACACATCCGTTGCTGATGGCTTTGGTGTGGTTGTTGATTCGGACGGTAAGCGTTTGCCATTCGCTGAGTTGAAGGGCAAGAAGGACGCTACCTACATTGATGCGAAGACCGGTGAAAAGGCTGAGACAACCACTGATGAAGGACGTTTCGTTACGACCGAGATTGAAATCAAGGAAAACGAGACGGTTGAAGCTAACTTCGCCTCAACTCGCATTGACGCGACAGCAAAGGTGACCGCTGACGGCGAAGCAGTTGACTCGAAGGTGTACTTCAAGGACGGCGAACAGCGCCTTGAGACCTACAAGTCTGACTCAGTTGGTTACGTTGCCTCCGATGACGCTGGTGCTAAGACACGCCACTTCTTCTCTGAAGAATGGGTCACTTTTGGGGTGGAAGAGATTGACGGTTACACAGTCAAGGGTGTGACTGTACGTGGCTTTGGCGGTGGTAAGACCGTGGAAGCAGAAAAGGTTTCCGACACCGAATACCGGATCAAGCGTTCCGAAATGGGCGATGACTTCGGCCGTTTCGAATTCGACGTACAACTCGAAAAGACCTCTGAGGAACCGACGCCGGAGCCAACTCCTGAACCGACTGAGGAGCCTACGCCGGACCCGACCGAGGAGCCGACTCCTGAACCGACGGATGATCCGACTGAGGAGCCTACGCCGGACCCGACCGAGGAGCCGACTCCTGAACCGACGGATGATCCGACTGAGGAGCCTACGCCGGAACCGACGGATGATCCGACTGAAGAGCCGACACCGGAGCCGACTGAAGATCCTACGGAAGAACCAACTCCAGAACCAACGGATGACCCGACTGAGGAGCCAACTCCAGAGCCGACGCCGGAGCCGACGGAGGAGCCGACTGAGGAACCGACGGAGGAGCCAACTCCTGAACCGACAGAAGACCCTACGGTTGAGCCAACACCTGAGTCGAACGGAAAGGTTAACTTCCGTCTGTTCCGCGATGAGAACTTGGACAACAAGTACTCGGGTGACGCGGAAGAGGTCCACGACGGTTACGTCAATCTGGTTGATGAGCAGGGCAACTGGTACAAGGTGATGCCAGAGGCCTTGGCGAAGCACGGTTTGCCTGCAGGCAACTACACCGTGTACATGCGTGATGGTGGACTTGAACAGGGTAACGGTATTGCAGTAGACGCCCAAGGTAACCGTCTGCCGTTCACCAAGCTGGAAGATCAGAAGGAAGCCACCTTTATCGACGTTGACACCGGTGAGAAGAGCAAGACAGAAACTGATACCGGTACGTTCGTTGTCGCTGACATCACTGTGAAAGCAAATGAAACCACTGAGGCTAACTTCGCTACGACACAGATTGATGCGTCGGCCAAGGTGAACAAAGACGAAGTAGAAAGCGTGTACTTCAGGGACAGTGACCAACGTCTAGAAGCCTATGAATCTGAATCTGGCGGTTTTATGGCTTCCGACGATGCGGAAGCTAAGAAGCGTCACTTCTTCTCCGGCGACAAGGTCACGCTTGGCGTCAACGTGAAGGAAGGCCGAAAGGTCACGAAGGTCGAAGTTAAACCTTCCGCGACCAACGGTGGTGACACCATCGTGCTCTTCGATGAGGCGTCAGGCGGAGCGAATGCTGGCGTGGAAGCAGTCGCGCCTGGTGCAGGACTGAGCGTGGGTATGGCCACTCAGGTGCGGTTGGCTACTGTAAACGCAGGCATCGTGCCAGTATCGAGTGTGGCAGCGGCAAACGCTGGCGCTCAGGAGTTCAGTGTTGACCGTTCAGCAATGGGAGACGACTTTGGTCGCTTCGAATTTGTGGTGACGACGGCGCCTGCAGACGACCCAACACCAGAACCGACCGAGGACCCAACCGACGCTCCTTCGGAACAGCCGACTGAGGAACCGACCGAAGAGCCATCCGAACAGCCAACCGAGGCTCCTTCGGAACAGCCGGGTGAGGAACCTTCGGACGCTCCTTCGGAAGAGCCGGGTGAGGAACCTTCGGACGCTCCTTCGGAAGAGCCGGGTGAGGAACCTTCGGACGCTCCTTCGGAAGAGCCGGGTGAGGAACCTTCGGACGCTCCTTCGGAAGAGCCGGGTGAGGAACCTTCGGACGCTCCTTCGGAAGAGCCGGGTGAGGAACCTTCGGACGCTCCTTCGGAACAGCCGGGTGAGGAGCCATCGGACGCTCCTTCGGAAGAGCCAGGCGAGGAACCGACCGACGCTCCTTCAGAAGGTGGTAACGACGAAACACCTGGCGATGACGGTGACAACGGTGAAAGCGACGGTGGCGACACTGACGCTGGAGACGAGGAAGCTGAAAACGAAGGCGACTCCTCTGACAACGGTAGCGACAACAAGGGTAGTGACAGCTCCAAGGACAACAGTCCATTGCCACGCACGGGTGTCAACGTGGGCGTGAGCCTCGCAGTTGGTGTCGCGCTGGTGGCTCTGGGTGCGGGACTGGTGTTCCGTCGCCGCAAGAACTAG
- a CDS encoding MBL fold metallo-hydrolase, translating to MTRIFSFTSDPVALNSYLILGDDRAVIVDTGSGPRQASRILTTFAEASLTQSGRALFVDVPVSVVNTHDHWDHFFGNATFARAGVTEFFASPQCIRDMQASAWVQFHEVPSSLEPDLPADPSELLVPMTEVTDSVTFNDLGVGFADLDVTARVLPGHTEGDLVLLAGHVALVGDLVEEGAPPALGDDATPFRWAQNLERLLEDSQLTVFAPGHGRPVDREYVTRQAGVIAQAGLEDAEVAALPFSRDLTLATPGLPEGVARIL from the coding sequence ATGACGCGTATTTTCAGTTTCACATCAGACCCTGTGGCGCTCAATTCGTACCTGATTCTGGGCGATGACCGGGCTGTGATTGTGGACACGGGGTCCGGTCCGCGGCAGGCGTCGAGGATTCTGACGACCTTTGCCGAGGCGTCCCTCACCCAGTCTGGACGCGCCCTCTTCGTGGATGTGCCGGTCAGTGTTGTGAACACGCACGACCATTGGGATCATTTCTTTGGCAACGCCACGTTCGCTCGCGCGGGCGTCACCGAGTTTTTCGCCTCACCGCAATGCATCCGGGACATGCAGGCCAGCGCGTGGGTGCAGTTTCACGAAGTGCCCAGCAGCCTTGAGCCTGACCTACCCGCGGACCCTTCTGAGCTTCTTGTCCCCATGACCGAGGTGACTGACAGCGTCACTTTTAACGACCTCGGCGTTGGTTTTGCGGACCTGGACGTAACCGCCCGGGTTCTTCCAGGCCACACGGAAGGCGACCTTGTGCTGCTTGCCGGGCACGTGGCGCTGGTGGGTGACCTTGTGGAGGAGGGCGCTCCCCCGGCGTTGGGTGATGACGCGACCCCGTTTCGGTGGGCGCAGAACCTGGAGCGGTTGTTGGAGGATTCGCAGCTTACCGTGTTTGCGCCGGGCCATGGGCGTCCGGTGGATCGGGAGTATGTGACGCGGCAGGCCGGGGTGATTGCGCAGGCTGGGTTGGAAGACGCCGAGGTGGCAGCACTTCCGTTTTCACGTGACCTCACGCTGGCTACGCCTGGATTGCCCGAGGGGGTAGCCAGGATTCTGTGA
- the rplJ gene encoding 50S ribosomal protein L10: MARPDKAAAVQEIKQLFENSSAAVLTEYRGLTVAQMKELRVALGGNASYAVVKNTLTAIAAKEAGLDAFNADNLKGPSAIAFISGDVADAAKALRDFAKANPQLVIKGGHLEGAALSAEEVTKLADLESREVLLAKAAGALKGSLYKAAYAFTAPLVKTVRTVDALRAKQEESGSEAA; this comes from the coding sequence ATGGCGAGGCCAGACAAGGCAGCTGCGGTACAGGAGATCAAACAGCTGTTTGAAAACTCCTCGGCCGCTGTGCTGACCGAGTACCGCGGTCTCACCGTTGCGCAGATGAAAGAACTGCGCGTTGCACTCGGTGGGAACGCCTCCTACGCCGTGGTAAAGAATACGCTGACCGCCATTGCAGCTAAAGAAGCTGGACTGGATGCGTTCAACGCAGACAACCTCAAGGGTCCATCTGCGATCGCTTTCATCTCCGGTGATGTTGCTGACGCTGCAAAGGCTCTGCGTGACTTTGCCAAGGCGAATCCTCAGCTGGTCATCAAGGGTGGACACCTCGAAGGTGCCGCACTTTCAGCTGAAGAAGTTACGAAGCTGGCTGACCTCGAATCCCGCGAAGTTCTGCTTGCCAAGGCTGCTGGAGCGCTCAAGGGAAGCCTGTACAAGGCTGCCTACGCGTTCACCGCACCTCTGGTCAAGACGGTACGTACCGTCGATGCACTGCGTGCAAAGCAGGAAGAATCCGGATCCGAAGCAGCGTAA